Genomic window (Campylobacter sp. RM16704):
TATTTTGAGAGAAAAAATTAAAGAAATTGCAAAAGATTATGATTTTATTATTATAGATTCACCTCCCGCACTCGGGAGTATTACAGTAAATGCTTTTGCGGCTAGTGATAGTGTAATTATTCCAATACAATGCGAATTTTATGCATTAGAAGGAGTTGCAATGGTTTTAAATACCATTAAATTTGTAAAAAAAACCATCAATCCAAAACTTAAAATCAAAGGTTTCTTACCTACTATGTATAGTTCTCAAAACAATCTTTCTAAAGATACATTTGAAGATCTGAAACAAAATTTTAAACAAAAATTATTTAGAACAGGCGATAATGAAGATGATTTTATTATTATACCTAGAAATGTAAAATTAGCTGAGAGTCCAAGTTATGGAAAGCCTATTATACTTTATGATATAAAATCTCCAGGCTCTTTGGCTTATCAAAATTTAGCATACTCTATACTGGGATAAAACAAATGGCAAAAAAAAGTGCATTAGGAAGAGGTTTAAGTAGTATTTTAGCTGATATAGATA
Coding sequences:
- a CDS encoding ParA family protein, whose amino-acid sequence is MSEIITIANQKGGVGKTTTAINLAASLAVAEKKVLLIDIDPQANATTGLGFNRNNYEYNIYHVFIGRKKLSEIILKTELPQLYLAPSNISLVGIEQEVVKESGEYRTILREKIKEIAKDYDFIIIDSPPALGSITVNAFAASDSVIIPIQCEFYALEGVAMVLNTIKFVKKTINPKLKIKGFLPTMYSSQNNLSKDTFEDLKQNFKQKLFRTGDNEDDFIIIPRNVKLAESPSYGKPIILYDIKSPGSLAYQNLAYSILG